The sequence ACGCCGAGATAACTGTTCTCTCGTCAACACATAATCATTATATACATATGCGTTCCTGAGTGCGTGTGTAAATATGAAAAGTTCTTTTTATTTCGGTTAATCTCATTGTACTAAAACCGTAGTTAATTCGTAATTGCCGTCGTCTACAAGTTTTCACCATTGACAAACAATATAATCATTAAAAATGTCCAATcttgaaactaaaatatgttCGTTGGTTTATTATACGGTCACATGTTCCCCTAATCAAAAATTGCTACGTACTGATAGagtttttctttctaaaatacAATCTGCAAAGActaattataagttttaaaaactAGTGTCGGCGTGCCATACGTTGTATGGATGTAATGTGATACCCACGTAAAAGACCAAATGATTAGTAATGTTTATCTCCTTCATTTAAGAAACGATAATCAACAATTATCAATTAACTAATCGTCATCGCGAATAGAATAAAATAACCTAAAACGGATGATAATGTTTGATAATTATATAATGGATTTTAATGACTTTGTGTGATTTCATcatgtaatttttctttttcataagTCGGTCATCAGCATTTAAAGTTTCAGTAGTACAAAATCCATATTCAAGTTTGTATCCTTGATTTATTATTGTAAGACTTTAGCTCAAAGGGACATTAAAAAAACTAGACGTGCCATTGAGTAATTATGTGTACATAAAGGATATacgataatattaaaaaaaaaaactcaaggtATTGATTATGCACCAACAGAACtttgtaaattttttgtttgactaaaaactttatacattttgttttcaaaaggaaaataatattgtttgagAAACTAGCGTAATGAATATCTATAATTTTCATGATATTTAAAATGAGAAAACAATCTATTTCTCCTTTGAAACTATCAGATAACACTATATATCCACCAAACTATGACCTAGTGGTAGATTGCTCTAAATTTAAAGTTGTAAATTTATTTCTCCATGAATTGAAAGTTGTTAACTTATTTATCCCTCGCtcaatagtttaaaaattaattgcTCATAAACCATTATTTGAGTTGGTTTATtgttaacaaatatattttaaccagttaaaccaaaataaaatccAATTTGAAATAAAACTTGACCCgtaaatgaagaagaagaacaagagagaaacCGGGTTTGATCATTTACGGGTCGGATTTTATCAAAATTggattttattttggtttaagtggttaaaaaatatttggttaaCAATAAACCAACAAAATCATGGTTTATCGGCAATTAATTTTCAAACGATTGAGTTAGTGATAAATAAGTTTACATCTTTTAATtcatggaaattttttttttacaacttaAAATTCGGAGAGATCTAGCACTAAGTCATAATTTGGTAGAGATATAGTGCTATATGATAATTATGAAGGAGAAATAGATGGTCTTCCCTatttataatagagtaaaatggTTGGAAAAATAgtggaaaagagagaaaaaaaattaaagaatttGTAGTAAATTATTTTCGCTTATTTAAAATGGAGAGaaaatttactctatttttgttGATCTTCTCCAGTTTTAGAATGgctgaaatttttattttatttgtggaAAATGAAAGTAGGAGTAAAAACTAAActtaaaatagagtttttttagAATAGAGTTTTACTCTAATATATACATTCAATCACACTCCAATTTCTGTTAAataccatgtttttttttgtcgctGACACAAAAGTTATTCAATCCTAAAAGAGGTAATAAATAAAGAACTCCCCCAAAGTTAATTCCGGAATAAttatttaagcaaaaaaaaaactttgaaatgaaGAAGTTTGAAGATTCTTATAATATACAATGCATCCTTCTCACCAGCAATCAAATAAGATTGGGATCTCATGCTGTCAGATAGAGCTATATTGTTAAATTATTGAGTAGCTTGTTATTGGTTAACTGCATTAAatgagtatttttaaattataagatAATACTAAACCACATCTTAATAATGCATGACACTACTAATTCTTCTCCCgttatattttaatcaaatattattgCATGTCCGAGCGACGTTgtaagaattttatttaaaaacattttatcgTATTAGATTTTGATTCGCTATGATTcgggaaaaaaaatattagagacaGGTATAACAAGAGACAAATGACTCTAATtgcgaataaaaaataattgactCTAATTGCGAGTCATCATCTTTGTTTCGATGGATAGGGAGGCGAAGGTCCAAGCCACACAGTTGAACGAATCGAGCTGAGCTGGCACATTTGCATTTGACACTAGGCTGTCACGGCCCACCTAATATCGTCGTCTACGAAGAATCCAACGACATAGACGGTGCCACGTGTTGAGAAATTAAGCGGTTAAGATTAGAACCACGTCATTGATATCTAATAGCAAAGTAACCTGGCTTCGAATGGTAAAAACAGTTCAAGCGGGACAGATCAAGCAGatcatgcagatcaagcaggacaagtgcagatcaagcgggtcaagtgcagatcaagcagatcatGCAGGAGAGaaccatatcaaataatttattataccttatgaatgacaaaatcagttcaaaactatagatcatatattaaaaaaataaaaataacacttagatatctaaacaaatatctTAGATGTTATAAGATCGGCTGAAATGcttgtaaatgttttataagatACTTAtacttcttttgtcttcttatttataaaaattaaaaattatatgacaaaaaaaaataagtagagaatgataattttgtattgttaaagttgtaaataaaataaaataaaaatattgtattcataaaactagataaatatatttttaaagttatgtgttgtaacaaagttatttattgaccaaacaaaaaaaaaaagcagatcaACACCACCAAATGTTGGCGGGTgagatctgcatgcagatctccCGCTTTTtctacaaaaagacaaaaaatattgaactgCATGCAGATCTCCTGCTTGAACTGCTTTTGCAAACAGAAAAGAGTGAATGGTGAATGCAGTGCGGGAGAACTTCATGTGCAGGAGAACTGCACTTGTCCCGCTCTTCCATTCGGACACTCTGTCCCTGCCTGGCGTCAAAGATCCTACGAAGATTATGTTTCTCTGAGTAATCACGTGCAATAGCTTTGTTCCACACGTGCTACGGTCATTGTTAATTTGAACCTTCGTAAAATTGGAGATTTTTACGTTTAAACCATTTCTGATTAAATCATTTTCAGtgtattttacaattttgtaaaattgaAAGTATTTATAATAGAGGTAAAGCTTATTATTATGTACAGTTagattagaaaatataaaacattatttattgtCGAAAACAGGTAATGACAATTATAAAGTATAGAGGTAGATTGTAGTGTATTTgtactaaatattattttaaaagtaaatataaaatgaaatagatCTGATcttattctagaaaaaaaaattgaatctttctttaataaaataaaacaactaAGCGCAGATATTTAGAAATTGAAATGAgtgaacaaatcatataaacCCAAACATTATTccatcaaaaaaattcaagtatatacatttttaaataagTTCAAATCATTTTAAAGATTAATATTCCTAAACAAGAAAATCAAAATGAGAATTTTCTTTGTGAAAGTTAAATTTTGTGTAggtaaaaaaagttataattttgttggtcagaaaaaaaaatgataaaataataaggtGAAAAGAAATATAAGGGAAAAGACAAAGAAGATGGATGACCAGATCAGTTAGATAGCCGTCCGCCGACCTACAACGTACGCATCAAAACAAAGCCTCACAAGTCCCTTCTTCCCAAATCCATAACTATTCGGACATGTTAGTTTCAACTATGGTTTAATTCGGTCTGCTTTCCGTGTGACCAGGAGTCGTAAGTCGAAACTGCAGTGTGTCATGAAACTTAAACTTGGTTATTGTCCAACGTGAGAAACTAGAAATATACTATCACCTTATAGTCACACCACGATTTGAATTTGATATCTAATCtgtttacattaaaaatatttatgagggGGATGGTGATGTATGCAACTAAAGCATGGATTGATATGAAGAGGGAGTAGCTCAGATATTGACGTAACGATGTTTCGTTTCTTCTGATGGAGAATCAAAGCCCATTCCTCAATAAGCCTTACACCAACGTCTTGTCACTCCAGATTATACCAAACCCATCCTTCTTTACCATTATTTGTTTATTGAATTACATCAAATATTCTCAGTTTATTTCACAATTTTAGACAATTTTTATTTaggttttgaaattatataactGGTTCAACGTGTGGGTAGTTTTTAACACGATGTCAGAACCGCAGCAACTCTTGACTCAAAGTACGTGAATGTTTTGTTTTCTAGTATCTATTCTGTTCCATGCTGTATTTAACAACGAATCATAAAGAAAGGTGTAACGTAGTAATGTTCAATGAATATAAGATAGTCCAGCCGTATTTAAAGCATTGTCCACTTTTGTAAGTTTATTTGAGTTCAGAGAGATCGCGTTGAACTTGAAGTTTGAATAcgtatttattctatttttttctcgtcctaataatttgaataaattatttatcggACTTACGTCTTAAtgggttttaaatttataagaaaCTACGTATACGTCTCTTTGTATTGTAAGCTCGAAAGGGAAAGTCCATGCTCTTAGTTTTGGTATTTTCCTTCGTAATTTTCTGCTTCATTCAATTTTTGAAATACAAGAAGCTTTTATATATACGTCTTCATCGTTGGCAGAGCGATTTaaccaaatttatttattttaatgttttctgCCTTCTGTTATTATCTTATGATTTGCTATCAAATTCGAACTTTAAAAAATGTGTCTGCTGGGTACATTGGATGattttaggattttaaaataaatttgatctATAGTTGTGAGTTCGTGTCCATTACCTAGCGTTTTCATGCATTATATTAATTCCTTGACGGTGCATATAGCTAAACGACTGCgtcatataattaaaattttgtactGAAAAACGTTTACAAACTCATAAGATTGGAACTTCATGAATCCCCAACTGAATTAACTAGTACACGCACTGACTTCGTCAAAATATAAAACgtcaaaatataaaaccaaaaacaaaattgcAATATcggatttaacattttaccaaaaacaaactGCAATATCGAAGTATGTACTATAATGCTTTTAATAGATTGTTCTTTAATATCTGGCTTATATTACAAGTTATGTTATTTCCATTAAATTGTtgtattctcaattttttggttgttctgtatgtttttttttaacaaaattctGTATGTTATTCCATTCCAAAATTTCTATTGAATATTTTGAATCCGCaattttgttttacattataTAGTAGTTTTAATACAATATTTAGCTAAGAGCATGAGCAAAGATATGTTTTTTCCAATATCTCTCAACATTAAATTGTTAAAAAaggttgaaaaaaataaatgaaagcagTAGAAAGTTATTTTCTTTAGCAACTCAACACAAATTATAAGAGACTAAAATGCTATGTGTCAATAAAATGAGtggtttcttttatttttcatttagttttaattatatagcAAAACAATATAACTATTAAATTCACTAGATACTCTACGAAGAGACTACACCACTAATGATGCTCTAAACTTTTAACTGAACCGGCTATAAACTCCATTATTTAGAAAGTCTAAGCTCATTGAATTTACAAATACCCACATTACAAGGTCTAATAATATTACTCCTTTTGTTCCTTAATGTTAcaaattctagaaaaaaaaatttgttttaaaaagatctattttttacattttcaaaacatgttttattaactaattacaaatttcaaaaaacttaattgcatttactgaatttttattggcttaaaattatggaacaaatataaacacaaaaaattatgtaaacttaatgtgttttattaaaatgtgtgaaaaatctagaatatgtaacataaaaaaacagagggagtataaaataaatgatctcACCTTATGCAAATTTTATTTCTATGAAAAGAACAACTTTAAACATCACTGATGATGAATTAAAACGACGAGATAGATAACTCATACAAAAACTGTTACTCGAGCTCTGGTACACTATTAACGTTCTTGAGAGTATCCACAAGATGACACTGATACTGTTTAAGCGTCATGACCTCATTATGCAATGCGATGAAGTTGTTTTTCATTATATCTTCGCAATCTTTGATGATTGTCTCGTCAACTTCTTCTTTCATTAATCTTTGTCTTAGCTTATCGGTCGAGATTGATACGTTAGTTGTCGTTGCCATTAACTCTTCGTTTGACATTCTTGGAAACGTTTCTTTAACAGCATGCAAAGCTTCGATCCAAGCTGTACGATCTTCACTTGATGCTGCTCGTAAATGCAGACTCTTTGTACCAGTAAATACAGTGaatctcttgctgtctgatatGCCTTGTCCGATTGATGAGacctatatataaaaaacacaGGATTCTTAAAAATATGCGTGCAGTTGTaggtggattttttttttaaattaaaaacatttgagAATACTAGAGCACTCCCAAATAAATCGAAACCTTGATATAATTTTGGTGGagacattttttttgtcaagaagTGGAGACATTTTTTAAGACTATGAAAATCACATGCAATTGACGGTGTAGTTGTTGGAGCATATCTTAAAGATAGAAAAAACTCTATTGTAGATGTAGTTTTGCTCTAATGTATGTCATCAGTCATCACgatataatttctatatatatatatatatatttaaatatatatataaattttttttttattttggagcAAAATTCATTTTTGTAATATAGGAAAATCTAGTGAACAAAAAACAATATAGGAAAATCTAAAACGGTGTTGGAATAtaatctttattttaatatgtataaGGAAATTTTTTTAACCATTTATAAACACAAGAGCATTTCGAGATAAATTGTAACCTTCAAATTTTTTTGGGAATGCTCACTTATTTTATAAACGGTTTTTgcaatttctctatatatatgttaagtTACGTTTAACAATTACGCCACAAGATTAACAATTTCACTATAAGTGTTAAGAAATAACTTATACACTTCTATATTTTGTTCGAGTCGGTTTGTTATTGAATCCTAATTCCCGACTTTCGGTtgatttataactatttttttctgtaaaaaaaaacaacaactacAATTGAATTTGTGTATATTCAGTACATTTTAAACATTTCAGCTACATTCCATAATCTTATAAAATACTGAGGTATTCTCAAATAAGTACAAACCTTGAGGTGAATTTGACCGAGCGGTTTGCCAGGACTATGCACATCACCACGTTTGCTATGACGGCATATGAACCGCAAGGATTCGCCGCCGATCAGCTTCGATCTCCGATCCATTTCCACGGAGAGAGAGATCTTATCCGTGCCATGGATTCTGTAATACGACAACACACCGTCCTGGAGAACAAACCACCGCCGTCTCCATCCTTGGCCGTAGTTTATCCACTTGTAGAGGATTCCGGCAACGCCGTTTCCAGACTGCGGACGATCTTCGTTCGTACGAGGACCAGCGGAGAGGCTGTACCGGAGATCGTGGTGGCGGTTGGGACGAGCTGAGTGTGGGATGTTTAACGAAATGGAGCGAGTCGTTGGGTTGGATTTTGCGGCGAGTGGAGAAGACATTGTTAGGGGACGATCGGAGAAGTTAGGTTAAGATTTTATCTGGTGGTTGTAAGAAGAGAGGGGAG is a genomic window of Brassica napus cultivar Da-Ae unplaced genomic scaffold, Da-Ae ScsIHWf_959;HRSCAF=1355, whole genome shotgun sequence containing:
- the LOC125606733 gene encoding oxysterol-binding protein-related protein 1C-like, whose translation is MSSPLAAKSNPTTRSISLNIPHSARPNRHHDLRYSLSAGPRTNEDRPQSGNGVAGILYKWINYGQGWRRRWFVLQDGVLSYYRIHGTDKISLSVEMDRRSKLIGGESLRFICRHSKRGDVHSPGKPLGQIHLKVSSIGQGISDSKRFTVFTGTKSLHLRAASSEDRTAWIEALHAVKETFPRMSNEELMATTTNVSISTDKLRQRLMKEEVDETIIKDCEDIMKNNFIALHNEVMTLKQYQCHLVDTLKNVNSVPELE